In a genomic window of Zingiber officinale cultivar Zhangliang chromosome 9B, Zo_v1.1, whole genome shotgun sequence:
- the LOC122024648 gene encoding uncharacterized protein LOC122024648, with amino-acid sequence MINQFSFANPRASFDYSDYEQGEAEHKDDSSTPSPLLWKNMNFPMTRSASSSPRAQEIVSYRQEMMDLVRGMPESAYELSLRDLVETPRIVKNVEEAAETRQEGAKNKAEKATDRSKGGLFLKTSVPVLDGGKTKSSKSNSFAKVSPKPEAEKGLRELQGRGRSRIKSSSETSSSSRKMRGCCCGFLATNKSKSKETSKEVN; translated from the exons ATGATAAACCAATTTAGTTTTGCAAATCCAAGAGCTTCCTTCGACTACAGTGATTACGAGCAGGGCGAGGCTGAGCATAAGGATGATTCGAGCACTCCGTCGCCTCTCTTGTGGAAGAACATGAACTTTCCGATGACTCGATCAGCCAGTAGCTCTCCGCGAGCTCAGGAGATCGTCAGTTACAGGCAGGAGATGATGGATTTGGTGAGAGGCATGCCGGAGTCAGCTTATGAGCTATCACTGAGAGATTTGGTGGAGACTCCAAGGATAGTGAAGAATGTGGAGGAAGCTGCAGAGACGAGGCAGGAAGGGGCCAAGAATAAGGCAGAGAAGGCAACGGATAGAAGCAAAGGAGGCTTGTTCCTCAAAACCTCTGTGCCAGTTTTAGATGGAGGGAAGACGAAGAGCTCGAAGTCTAATTCTTTTGCAAAGGTGTCTCCAAAGCCAGAAGCAGAGAAGGGGCTGCGTGAGTTGCAAGGCAGGGGAAGAAGCAGAATCAAAAGCAGTTCTGAAACAAGTAGCAGTAGCAG GAAGATGAGAGGCTGCTGCTGTGGCTTCTTAGCTACAAACAAGAGCAAGTCCAAGGAAACATCAAAGGAAGTCAATTAA